From a single Litoribrevibacter albus genomic region:
- a CDS encoding HDOD domain-containing protein — MEISKRPSNAEEWANLIKDQALPLLPNTSAQLITALKQADLAFSKLAALIHRDPIACLYLIKFANQQNKNPNTEIHSPDHAISMLGVDKVRTIMKKLPTLKLNPRNIAHREYLQSLCNSLHAAAQADAMAQYKPLLPRENLYWSTLFAGTGYWLMWSAAPHEMRIVQYLTFEERMPMEQAQRKVLGCTILDISQYLGNLWQLPTFTKASMMEGLKPTRRQLVEISQACPETAGVTPNVKRETKFLLNSPMFPTFLGNLLALESYKNWHGRNFHRAVAIYGTYMAINHQTAYERIRDAAIQVSREHPIPYILLPAKHLLQIPSDITRVSKPSWAQDEIPDKPRPKRSTTARAEADASGQSKQSMAGDVDFIPKQAGPRKEKSNPALGLASNNVAKIKDKRNLEMFSELTNNMLKHPERFQDVHELMNAAVQCIKYGLSLDRASASLINSSGTKLVTYYTAGMMDTPKLADLVIDLTKPGLFQKLAQKPLGAWINQTNFPKMRAMIPGALVNASQSHHFFVQSIFAKNKPVAIVYADSGARGANLTEEDYKYFKVLCRALGHCVEHFSDRKATLKKSQQIPT, encoded by the coding sequence ATGGAAATAAGTAAACGTCCAAGCAATGCCGAAGAATGGGCCAACCTGATAAAGGATCAAGCACTTCCTCTGCTCCCCAATACCAGCGCACAATTAATTACCGCGCTTAAACAGGCGGACCTTGCTTTTAGCAAGCTAGCGGCATTAATTCATCGAGACCCCATTGCCTGCTTATATTTAATTAAGTTCGCCAATCAGCAAAATAAGAATCCCAACACAGAGATTCATTCGCCCGATCACGCCATCAGTATGTTAGGTGTGGATAAAGTGCGGACCATTATGAAAAAGCTTCCGACACTGAAGCTTAATCCGAGAAACATCGCTCACAGAGAATATTTACAATCGCTGTGCAACAGTTTGCATGCTGCAGCTCAAGCAGATGCCATGGCACAATATAAGCCGCTGCTTCCAAGAGAAAACCTATACTGGTCAACACTCTTTGCAGGAACCGGCTACTGGCTTATGTGGTCAGCCGCCCCGCATGAAATGCGTATTGTTCAGTACCTTACTTTTGAAGAACGTATGCCCATGGAGCAAGCTCAGAGAAAAGTACTGGGTTGTACCATTCTGGACATCAGTCAATACCTAGGCAATCTCTGGCAGCTACCAACATTCACCAAAGCCAGCATGATGGAAGGGTTAAAGCCAACCCGTCGACAGCTCGTAGAAATCAGTCAAGCCTGCCCTGAAACCGCAGGAGTCACCCCTAACGTCAAACGTGAAACCAAGTTTCTGTTAAACAGCCCGATGTTCCCTACCTTTCTGGGTAATCTGCTAGCACTTGAAAGTTACAAAAACTGGCATGGTCGAAATTTCCATCGCGCGGTTGCGATTTATGGCACATATATGGCGATCAATCATCAGACCGCCTATGAGCGAATTCGTGATGCAGCCATTCAGGTTTCACGAGAACACCCTATTCCATACATTCTGCTGCCGGCAAAACATCTGCTTCAGATTCCGTCAGACATCACCCGCGTAAGCAAACCAAGCTGGGCTCAAGATGAAATCCCGGACAAACCACGCCCTAAGCGCTCAACGACTGCTCGAGCCGAAGCAGATGCAAGCGGCCAATCGAAACAAAGCATGGCGGGTGATGTGGACTTCATTCCAAAACAGGCAGGCCCGAGAAAAGAGAAATCCAACCCAGCTCTAGGTTTGGCCAGTAACAACGTAGCTAAAATCAAGGACAAACGAAATCTTGAGATGTTCAGCGAGTTGACCAACAACATGCTGAAACACCCTGAACGCTTTCAGGATGTCCATGAACTAATGAACGCGGCTGTTCAATGCATAAAATACGGACTCAGCTTGGATCGGGCATCGGCCTCACTTATTAACAGTTCCGGCACTAAGTTGGTCACTTACTATACCGCTGGTATGATGGATACCCCTAAACTGGCGGACTTGGTTATTGATCTGACGAAACCGGGCTTATTCCAAAAACTGGCCCAAAAACCGCTGGGAGCCTGGATCAATCAAACCAACTTCCCCAAAATGCGAGCTATGATCCCAGGTGCACTGGTCAATGCATCCCAGTCTCATCATTTCTTTGTTCAATCCATTTTCGCTAAGAACAAGCCTGTTGCGATTGTCTATGCCGATAGCGGTGCACGAGGGGCAAATCTCACAGAAGAAGACTACAAATACTTCAAGGTCTTATGCCGTGCGTTAGGGCATTGTGTTGAGCACTTTTCAGACCGGAAAGCGACGCTTAAAAAAAGCCAGCAAATTCCGACCTAG
- a CDS encoding sulfurtransferase, translating to MADAQPLLPLILDPKDLNEAIQTPALASKLIIVDLSTQELYDLGHIPGAVYIDHKRLTCAQPPAPGRLPSLEQLSQLMSDIGLTDESHVVVYDHEGGPWAGRFIWTLDLLGHPNSSFLNGGRDAWMAEKFDLSNDTPDTTPSNYTAELVNPDCRATKEEILSELDNIPNSWAIWDARSQDEHNGTKVLAARGGHIPNATHLEWTDTLNKSDNNKLLPLPELEKLLNKKGLTKDKTIVSHCQTHRRSGLTYLVAKALGYQNNKAYDGSWSEWGNDPDTPIEPA from the coding sequence GTGGCCGACGCACAACCGTTATTACCCCTTATCCTTGATCCCAAGGATTTAAATGAAGCGATACAAACACCAGCGCTTGCAAGCAAGCTCATCATTGTTGACCTTTCCACTCAGGAGCTATACGACCTAGGGCATATTCCCGGCGCCGTGTACATTGATCACAAGCGCTTAACCTGCGCTCAACCACCAGCTCCCGGACGACTGCCAAGCCTCGAGCAACTTTCTCAACTGATGTCAGACATTGGTCTGACAGACGAGAGTCATGTCGTTGTGTACGATCATGAAGGCGGACCTTGGGCTGGTCGTTTTATCTGGACATTGGATTTATTGGGCCACCCTAACAGCTCTTTCCTAAACGGTGGCCGTGATGCATGGATGGCCGAAAAATTTGATCTGAGCAATGACACACCAGACACTACCCCATCAAATTACACTGCTGAATTAGTCAATCCTGACTGCCGCGCGACTAAAGAAGAAATTCTGTCTGAGCTGGATAATATTCCAAACAGCTGGGCCATCTGGGATGCCCGCTCACAGGATGAACACAACGGCACTAAAGTCCTCGCTGCTCGTGGCGGACACATTCCTAATGCCACCCATCTTGAATGGACAGACACTCTAAATAAGAGCGATAACAACAAACTACTCCCTCTTCCAGAATTAGAAAAACTTCTGAACAAAAAGGGACTAACCAAAGACAAAACCATTGTTTCCCACTGTCAAACCCATCGTCGATCAGGGCTGACTTACCTTGTGGCAAAAGCATTAGGTTACCAGAACAATAAAGCGTATGATGGCTCCTGGTCGGAATGGGGCAATGATCCGGACACCCCGATTGAGCCTGCATAA
- the tsaE gene encoding tRNA (adenosine(37)-N6)-threonylcarbamoyltransferase complex ATPase subunit type 1 TsaE, producing the protein MLFSRYLDNETETLWLAGQFATVLKGTGVVYLHGHLGAGKTTFCRGVLSAYGHSGAVKSPTYTLVEPYKVGGYQVYHFDLYRLSDPEELEYMGIRDYFEDQALCLVEWPSQGEGVLPDPDLHVRLQADEGGRFLEIESSSDYGRNVLVDLENFLSETQE; encoded by the coding sequence ATGTTATTTAGTCGCTATTTAGACAACGAAACGGAAACGCTTTGGTTAGCAGGACAGTTTGCCACTGTCTTGAAGGGGACAGGTGTTGTTTATTTACACGGGCACCTGGGAGCAGGCAAGACCACCTTTTGTCGCGGTGTGCTGTCTGCGTATGGACATTCTGGCGCAGTAAAGAGTCCTACTTATACCTTGGTGGAGCCGTACAAAGTGGGTGGTTATCAGGTCTACCACTTTGACCTGTATCGTTTGTCAGACCCGGAAGAATTGGAATACATGGGAATACGTGACTATTTCGAGGATCAAGCCTTGTGTTTGGTGGAGTGGCCGTCTCAGGGAGAAGGTGTCTTGCCTGATCCAGATTTGCACGTTCGTCTACAGGCTGACGAAGGCGGACGTTTTCTTGAAATAGAATCTAGTTCTGACTATGGGCGAAACGTGTTGGTGGATCTGGAAAACTTTTTAAGTGAGACGCAAGAATAA
- the epmA gene encoding EF-P lysine aminoacylase EpmA: MEQTMVENTWQASASWEGLQQRAKTLSEIRQFFADRNVLEVDTPVLMRGATTDLYLDSISAEVDVMGQRETLYFQTSPEFALKRLLATHRKSIYQIAKAFRNGEAGSRHNPEFTMLEWYRPGFTLQQLMDEVAALVGPLLSVEAVSFHSYRTLFQQYLGLDPFTSSLEQLRQCCKQQTGCDMDRESLESCLDLLMSHAIEPSLGQGELTFVYDFPAGQAALSKVAEVDGVLVAKRFELYVSGAEIANGYDELLDADEQQQRFESDNVKRAVYGKPELPWDRKLVAALAAGLPACCGVALGIERLLMVRYGYKNIADVLAFPYDRS; the protein is encoded by the coding sequence TTGGAACAAACAATGGTCGAAAATACATGGCAGGCGAGCGCCTCTTGGGAGGGGTTGCAGCAAAGAGCGAAAACCTTATCTGAAATTCGGCAGTTTTTTGCTGACAGAAATGTGTTGGAGGTTGATACCCCAGTTTTGATGCGGGGTGCGACGACAGATTTGTACTTGGACTCAATTTCTGCCGAAGTTGATGTTATGGGGCAGCGTGAGACTTTATATTTTCAAACGTCTCCCGAATTTGCTTTGAAGCGTTTACTGGCTACGCACCGCAAAAGCATCTATCAAATTGCCAAAGCATTTCGAAACGGTGAGGCGGGTTCTCGTCATAATCCTGAATTTACCATGCTGGAATGGTATCGGCCGGGGTTCACTCTTCAGCAATTAATGGATGAAGTGGCGGCACTTGTGGGCCCATTGTTGTCTGTTGAGGCGGTGAGTTTTCACTCTTATCGAACACTCTTTCAACAGTATTTGGGGCTAGATCCGTTCACTTCATCTCTGGAACAGCTTCGGCAGTGTTGTAAGCAACAAACCGGTTGCGATATGGATAGAGAGTCTCTTGAGTCCTGCCTGGATCTTTTGATGAGCCATGCTATTGAACCTTCCCTTGGACAAGGTGAATTAACCTTTGTCTATGACTTCCCTGCTGGGCAAGCGGCGCTGTCTAAAGTGGCTGAAGTGGATGGAGTTCTGGTGGCGAAACGTTTTGAGTTGTATGTTTCTGGTGCTGAAATAGCCAACGGCTACGATGAGTTGTTGGACGCCGATGAGCAGCAACAACGCTTTGAGTCTGATAATGTCAAACGGGCGGTGTATGGAAAGCCTGAATTACCGTGGGATCGAAAACTGGTGGCTGCTTTAGCTGCAGGATTGCCAGCATGTTGCGGTGTGGCGCTGGGAATCGAGCGGTTATTGATGGTGCGATACGGTTATAAGAACATTGCGGATGTTCTTGCGTTCCCGTATGACAGAAGTTGA
- the queG gene encoding tRNA epoxyqueuosine(34) reductase QueG, whose product MSRIFTDQMPSDTPTPSHSMRELANRIKQLGTELGFQDVRITSTDVSKHSEHLKNWLASKFHGDMGWMENHRELRAHPEHLQEGTLRIISVRLEYMQNQTQATEILEQPSKAYVSRYALGRDYHKLMRKRLTQLGKEVTQYAESHGFRAFVDSAPVLERGIAENAGMGWIGKNTMLINAKAGSYFFLGELFTNLPLPVDPPQETMHCGSCSSCLDLCPTNAFVAPHVLDARKCISYLTIEYDGIIDEELRPLMGNRIYGCDDCQMVCPWNKFTQESSEQDFAPRHQLDNIELLELFLWTEDEFLKNTEGSPIRRAGYQKWQRNIAIALGNAPAQTKILDTLKEKLDQSSEMVAPHIEWAIQQQTTKAQLITLKQE is encoded by the coding sequence ATGAGCAGAATTTTCACTGATCAGATGCCTTCAGATACCCCTACTCCTTCACATTCAATGCGAGAACTGGCCAACCGAATCAAACAACTCGGTACGGAACTGGGATTTCAGGACGTTCGCATCACCTCAACCGATGTATCCAAACACTCTGAACATTTAAAAAACTGGCTCGCCAGTAAGTTTCATGGTGACATGGGCTGGATGGAAAATCACAGAGAACTCAGGGCACACCCGGAACACCTCCAGGAAGGCACGTTACGAATCATCAGTGTTCGTCTCGAATACATGCAGAATCAAACCCAGGCCACTGAGATTCTGGAGCAACCCAGCAAAGCTTATGTCTCACGTTACGCATTAGGACGGGATTACCACAAACTCATGCGCAAACGTTTAACCCAACTGGGAAAAGAGGTCACACAATACGCAGAGTCCCACGGGTTTCGTGCCTTTGTAGATAGTGCACCGGTGCTTGAACGAGGCATTGCAGAAAACGCAGGCATGGGCTGGATCGGTAAAAACACCATGCTGATCAATGCGAAAGCGGGTTCTTACTTCTTTCTCGGCGAGTTATTCACCAACTTACCTCTGCCTGTCGATCCGCCTCAGGAAACCATGCATTGTGGCAGCTGTTCTTCTTGCCTCGACCTTTGTCCCACCAATGCATTTGTAGCCCCTCATGTGTTGGATGCCAGAAAATGTATTTCGTACTTAACCATTGAGTATGACGGAATCATTGATGAAGAGCTGCGACCATTAATGGGCAACCGTATCTATGGCTGCGATGATTGCCAAATGGTCTGCCCTTGGAACAAATTCACTCAAGAATCCAGCGAACAGGACTTTGCTCCCAGACATCAACTGGACAACATCGAATTGCTTGAACTTTTCCTGTGGACCGAAGATGAGTTTTTGAAGAACACGGAAGGCTCACCTATCCGCCGGGCAGGCTATCAAAAATGGCAACGCAACATTGCAATTGCACTAGGTAACGCACCAGCACAAACAAAGATATTAGATACATTAAAAGAAAAACTTGATCAGTCGTCAGAGATGGTCGCCCCTCATATCGAGTGGGCGATCCAGCAACAGACCACCAAAGCACAGCTGATTACACTCAAACAAGAATAA
- the efp gene encoding elongation factor P — MASYSTNDFRSGLKVMLDGDPCAVLDNEYVKPGKGQAFNRVKLRNLKTGRVWERTFKSGESLEAADVMDIDMEYLYTDGEFWHFMLTDGSFEQHAADEKAVGETIKWLKEQDIYTVTLYNGEPLNVSPPNFVELEVTETDPGLKGNTAEGGSKPATLTTGAVVKVPLFVNIGDKLKVDTRTGEYVSRA; from the coding sequence ATGGCGTCTTATTCTACCAATGATTTTCGTTCGGGTCTTAAAGTAATGTTGGATGGCGATCCATGTGCTGTCCTTGACAACGAATACGTAAAGCCGGGTAAAGGTCAGGCTTTCAACCGAGTTAAGCTTCGTAACCTAAAAACTGGTCGCGTATGGGAACGTACCTTTAAATCAGGTGAGTCTCTGGAAGCTGCGGATGTAATGGATATCGATATGGAATATCTGTACACCGACGGTGAGTTCTGGCACTTCATGTTGACCGATGGTTCCTTTGAGCAGCATGCCGCTGACGAAAAAGCCGTAGGTGAAACCATCAAATGGTTAAAAGAGCAGGACATCTACACGGTGACTTTGTACAACGGTGAGCCATTGAACGTGTCGCCACCAAACTTTGTTGAGCTTGAAGTGACTGAAACTGATCCTGGTTTGAAGGGTAATACCGCTGAAGGTGGTAGCAAGCCTGCGACCCTGACCACCGGTGCCGTGGTTAAAGTCCCGCTATTTGTAAATATTGGCGATAAGCTAAAAGTTGATACTCGAACTGGCGAATACGTTTCACGTGCATAG
- the rsgA gene encoding small ribosomal subunit biogenesis GTPase RsgA has translation MAKRKLTRQQSWRIKKIQDERTKRAEQRDAKVEQALNESDLGTEQTGRVVSHFGVQVDVEAFPYDHTQPEIIRCHKRSNLGDIVTGDLVTWRQGQDDMGVIVAVNERQNQLSRPGFRGEMKLIAANIDQMMVVIAPEPEPHQGLVDRYFIAAEYWAIEPILVINKADLFESSPYKERLERLNQLYTSLGYKVITASSQTEAGLNDLYSSLKDKTSVFVGQSGVGKSSLINVLLPGSDIQTGELSETSRKGKHTTTTARLYHFPTGGDLIDSPGIRELSLTNLDKDTILEGFKELHPFIGNCKFRNCNHESEPQCAIREAYDSGAISEERYTSLWRIIDSLEEE, from the coding sequence ATGGCTAAACGCAAGCTCACTCGCCAACAATCCTGGCGAATCAAGAAAATCCAGGACGAACGCACCAAACGTGCCGAGCAACGGGATGCTAAAGTAGAGCAAGCTTTAAATGAGAGCGATTTAGGAACCGAACAAACCGGTCGAGTGGTGTCGCATTTTGGCGTGCAGGTTGATGTTGAAGCCTTTCCCTACGACCACACTCAACCAGAGATCATTCGCTGTCACAAGCGCAGCAATCTAGGCGACATTGTTACTGGAGATCTCGTCACCTGGCGACAAGGTCAGGACGACATGGGCGTGATTGTTGCCGTTAACGAACGTCAGAATCAGCTATCTCGCCCAGGCTTCCGAGGCGAAATGAAACTGATTGCGGCCAACATCGACCAGATGATGGTTGTGATTGCCCCGGAACCCGAACCCCACCAAGGGTTAGTCGATCGCTACTTTATTGCCGCCGAATACTGGGCCATTGAGCCTATCCTGGTGATCAACAAAGCCGACTTATTTGAAAGCAGCCCGTACAAAGAGCGACTGGAACGACTAAACCAGCTATACACCAGTCTTGGATATAAGGTCATTACCGCATCCAGCCAAACAGAAGCGGGATTAAACGACCTTTATAGTTCCCTTAAAGACAAGACAAGCGTATTCGTAGGACAGTCAGGGGTGGGGAAATCATCGCTCATCAATGTACTCCTGCCTGGTTCTGACATTCAGACCGGAGAACTCTCCGAAACATCCAGAAAAGGTAAACACACCACCACGACCGCTCGTCTATACCACTTCCCTACCGGCGGCGATTTAATCGACTCACCGGGAATTCGCGAGCTGTCGCTCACGAACTTAGACAAGGACACCATTTTGGAAGGGTTTAAAGAACTGCACCCTTTCATTGGCAATTGTAAGTTCAGGAACTGCAATCACGAGTCGGAGCCACAATGCGCCATTCGTGAAGCCTATGACAGTGGAGCGATTTCGGAAGAACGCTACACCAGCTTGTGGCGCATCATTGATTCATTAGAAGAAGAATAG
- the asd gene encoding archaetidylserine decarboxylase (Phosphatidylserine decarboxylase is synthesized as a single chain precursor. Generation of the pyruvoyl active site from a Ser is coupled to cleavage of a Gly-Ser bond between the larger (beta) and smaller (alpha chains). It is an integral membrane protein.) → MKDRLFALSQHFMPQHALSRLTRLVAESQASTIKTPFINTFIKQYGIDMSEAANPDPASYASFNDFFTRALKPGARTIAEGEKTVACPADGAVSQLGDIQSGRIFQAKGHDFGLKELLGGDSSLEDEFQQGKFSTIYLSPKDYHRVHMPFTGTLRSMTYIPGKLFSVNPATVNNVDNLFARNERVSCIFDTEFGPMAVVMVGAMIVASIETVWAGLVTPPRGKLTTWTYPSEGEKAIHLNKGDELGRFKLGSTVILCFPKDSIEWEASLKEGSTTRMGQLIADYS, encoded by the coding sequence ATGAAAGACCGTTTATTTGCGCTTTCCCAACACTTTATGCCTCAACACGCACTCTCTCGTTTAACACGATTGGTTGCAGAATCTCAGGCAAGCACAATCAAAACGCCTTTTATTAATACCTTTATCAAGCAATATGGTATTGATATGTCGGAAGCGGCGAACCCTGATCCTGCCAGCTACGCCAGCTTTAACGATTTTTTCACTCGCGCTCTTAAGCCAGGAGCACGCACCATTGCAGAAGGTGAAAAAACTGTAGCATGTCCAGCCGATGGCGCTGTCAGTCAATTAGGCGACATCCAGTCTGGCCGTATCTTTCAAGCGAAAGGCCATGACTTTGGACTGAAAGAGCTTTTGGGTGGCGATTCGTCCTTAGAGGATGAATTCCAACAGGGGAAATTCTCAACTATTTACCTGTCACCCAAAGATTACCATCGCGTTCACATGCCATTTACCGGCACATTACGCTCCATGACGTATATTCCAGGCAAGCTTTTCTCGGTAAACCCTGCAACGGTAAACAATGTGGATAACCTGTTCGCCCGAAATGAACGAGTTTCCTGCATTTTTGATACTGAATTTGGCCCTATGGCGGTAGTTATGGTGGGCGCTATGATCGTAGCCAGCATTGAAACTGTGTGGGCCGGCTTGGTTACGCCTCCTAGAGGGAAGCTAACAACCTGGACCTACCCAAGTGAAGGCGAGAAGGCGATTCACCTGAACAAAGGTGATGAGCTGGGCCGATTCAAGCTAGGGTCTACCGTTATTCTGTGTTTTCCGAAAGACAGTATTGAATGGGAAGCCTCATTGAAAGAAGGGTCTACCACCCGAATGGGGCAATTAATCGCTGATTACAGCTAA
- the motB gene encoding flagellar motor protein MotB, protein MEEFQPIIVKKSIRKEGHHGGSWKVAFADFAVAMMAFFFLMWILNSTTETQKKAIEGYFKDPAGVSQSGGSRYVIDLGGSPQTLDANNETRGYDSDYIDPQGVMSAADIETLAEKIERERLKDLMQELTQKIEESETMRPFKNQLVLDITKEGLRIQIIDQTKRPMFDPGGARLKYYTRDILLELGNFLSQVPNKVKLTGHTDSAKYADDDDFGNWELSSNRANAARRTLIEGGMPAAKVAEVVGLADTVLFDEKRPFDPVNRRIAMIVLNKKSAEQIRTNAGGKVQNNEPKVIEPVRPRSQPFTKSEMQEATKKLSDDLGNIKPDELPSPDRFKEAEDNEQIWNLDDF, encoded by the coding sequence GTGGAAGAGTTTCAACCCATTATCGTTAAAAAGTCCATCCGAAAAGAAGGGCATCATGGCGGTTCTTGGAAGGTAGCCTTTGCGGATTTTGCTGTCGCGATGATGGCGTTTTTCTTTTTAATGTGGATTTTGAACAGCACTACGGAAACCCAGAAGAAAGCCATTGAAGGCTACTTTAAAGACCCAGCAGGGGTCAGCCAAAGTGGTGGCAGTCGGTATGTGATTGATTTGGGGGGCAGTCCTCAAACCCTCGATGCCAACAATGAAACGCGCGGCTACGACAGTGATTACATTGACCCTCAAGGGGTGATGTCTGCTGCGGATATTGAAACGCTGGCGGAAAAAATTGAACGTGAGCGTCTCAAAGATCTGATGCAGGAATTAACGCAAAAAATCGAAGAAAGTGAAACCATGCGTCCGTTTAAGAACCAGTTGGTGCTTGATATCACCAAGGAAGGTTTGAGGATTCAGATCATTGATCAAACCAAGCGACCTATGTTTGATCCCGGTGGTGCCCGCCTTAAATATTACACGCGGGATATTCTGCTTGAATTGGGTAATTTCTTGTCGCAAGTGCCTAATAAGGTGAAACTCACCGGTCATACCGACTCCGCAAAATACGCCGACGATGATGACTTTGGCAACTGGGAGTTGTCTTCCAATCGAGCCAATGCCGCGAGAAGAACCTTGATTGAAGGTGGTATGCCAGCGGCCAAAGTGGCTGAAGTGGTGGGCTTGGCGGATACCGTGTTATTTGATGAGAAGCGTCCGTTTGATCCGGTGAATCGCCGAATCGCGATGATTGTTTTGAATAAGAAATCAGCGGAGCAAATTCGTACGAACGCTGGTGGTAAGGTTCAGAATAATGAGCCTAAGGTTATTGAGCCGGTAAGGCCTCGTTCCCAACCTTTCACAAAGTCTGAAATGCAAGAAGCGACTAAGAAACTGTCAGATGACTTGGGTAACATTAAGCCCGATGAGTTACCGTCTCCTGATCGTTTTAAAGAAGCTGAAGACAATGAACAAATCTGGAATCTGGATGATTTCTAA
- the motA gene encoding flagellar motor stator protein MotA, whose protein sequence is MLVLLGWLVVICSIGGGFILAGGELYALWHPHELLIIGGGAAGAFVVANTGHTARTALMWFGRLMMPSKVNKKYYMDILSLLFDLFAKSRREGMMSIEADYEEPTKSAIFSKYPSVLVNPQMTTFICDYLRLVTSGNMASHELDNLMDLEMDTLRHEQEAPAIGLARVADALPGFGIVAAVMGIVLSMAAIAEPPEVLGGKVAAALVGTFTGILLAYGIIGPASNAIENRVHQEMDVFQCIKACIVASQNGMPPQLAVEFGRKTIPTYYRPTFAELDKRVRNR, encoded by the coding sequence ATGCTCGTACTACTAGGTTGGCTTGTTGTAATTTGCTCCATCGGTGGCGGTTTTATTCTTGCTGGCGGTGAGTTATATGCATTATGGCATCCGCATGAACTCTTGATTATTGGTGGTGGTGCAGCAGGCGCATTTGTGGTTGCGAATACCGGGCATACAGCCAGAACAGCGTTAATGTGGTTCGGGCGTTTGATGATGCCCTCAAAAGTGAATAAAAAATATTACATGGACATCTTGAGTTTGTTGTTTGACTTATTTGCCAAGAGTCGACGTGAAGGCATGATGTCGATTGAAGCCGACTACGAAGAACCTACCAAAAGCGCTATTTTTTCTAAATACCCCTCTGTTCTGGTTAATCCGCAGATGACTACCTTTATTTGTGATTATTTGCGACTGGTTACCTCGGGCAATATGGCGTCTCACGAGTTAGATAATTTAATGGATCTTGAAATGGATACCTTGCGCCATGAACAGGAAGCCCCAGCCATCGGGTTGGCTCGAGTCGCTGATGCCTTGCCTGGATTTGGTATCGTGGCTGCGGTTATGGGGATTGTTTTGAGTATGGCTGCGATTGCTGAACCGCCCGAAGTATTGGGTGGAAAAGTGGCGGCGGCTCTGGTGGGTACCTTTACTGGTATCTTATTGGCCTATGGCATCATCGGGCCGGCTAGTAACGCCATTGAAAACCGTGTTCATCAGGAGATGGATGTGTTCCAGTGCATTAAAGCGTGTATTGTCGCTTCACAAAATGGTATGCCGCCTCAGCTGGCCGTTGAATTCGGCCGGAAAACCATTCCTACCTATTACCGTCCAACTTTCGCTGAGTTAGATAAGCGAGTAAGAAACCGTTAG
- the orn gene encoding oligoribonuclease: MIELTGNLGMADNSNLVWIDMEMTGLDPDSDRILEIATIVTDSNLNLIAEGPVLAVHQPDDVLDAMDDWCTKTHGDSGLTDRVKKSTISVEEAERQTLEFLALHVVEGESPLCGNSVGQDRRFMYRYMPKLESYLHYRIIDVSTLKELAKRWNPDALNGFNKAGTHKALDDIRESIAELEHYRKTFLSIS; the protein is encoded by the coding sequence ATGATTGAGTTAACAGGTAATTTGGGAATGGCAGATAACAGTAATTTGGTTTGGATTGATATGGAAATGACCGGATTGGATCCAGACTCGGATCGTATTTTGGAAATTGCCACCATAGTTACCGATTCTAACTTGAATTTGATTGCAGAAGGGCCTGTGCTTGCAGTGCATCAACCGGACGATGTTCTTGATGCAATGGATGACTGGTGCACTAAAACGCATGGCGATAGTGGCCTGACGGATCGTGTTAAGAAAAGTACGATTTCGGTTGAGGAAGCGGAGCGTCAAACGCTGGAGTTTCTTGCTCTGCATGTTGTTGAAGGTGAATCACCTTTGTGCGGCAACAGCGTCGGTCAGGATCGTCGTTTTATGTACCGATACATGCCTAAGCTGGAATCCTACCTGCATTACCGCATCATTGACGTGAGTACTCTGAAAGAATTAGCGAAGCGTTGGAACCCTGATGCACTTAATGGCTTTAATAAAGCCGGTACTCATAAAGCGTTGGATGACATTCGTGAGTCCATTGCCGAACTAGAGCACTATCGTAAGACCTTCCTTTCTATCAGTTAA